TCGTCGTCCTCCCACGGGTACCGCCGCGACGGGTCTTCCGGCCGAGGGGGTGTCACGCACCCAATCCTGCCTCACCCGTTGCGGCGTGTCCCCGCATTCCAGCCCGTCGTCGCGCGTTCACCCGGTGGTGAACCGGATGCGGAACACGGTGGGCCAGTTCTTGCCGGTGACCAGGAACTCGTCGGTGCCCGGCACGGCCGCGATGCCGTTGAGCACGTCCGAGGCGGGCACGCCGGCGGGCCGCAGCCCGGACAGGTCCACGGTCGCGGTGACGCGCCCGTCGGCGGGGTCGACGCGCACCACCTCGTCGGTCTGCCACACGTTCGCCCACACCTGCCCGCCGACGCACTCCAGCTCGTTGAGCCGGCGCACCGGCTCGCCGTCGCGGGTGACCCGGACGGTGCCGGTCTCGGCGAAGGTGCGCGGGTCGCGGAAGGTCAGCTCGTCGGTGCCGTCGCTCATCACCAGCCGGTCGCCGTCGCGGCACAGCCCCCAGCCCTCGCCCTCGTAGGTGACGCGCCTCACCTCTTCGAGGGTGTCGCGGTCGCGCTCGATGGCCACGCCGTCGCGCCAGGTGAGCTGCCAGATCCGGTCGTCGACGACGGTGATGCCCTCGCCGAACAGCCCGCCGGGCAGGTCCACGCGCCGCCGGACCTCGCCGGTGGCGGGGTCGACGCGCCGGATGGAGGACCTGCCCTCCAGGCCGGTGCCCTCGTAGAGCACGCCGTCGGCCAGCTCCAGGCCCTGGGTGAACGCGTCGGGGTCGTGGGGTGCGGTGCCGAGCACCTCGAAGCCGTCCGGGGCGCCGTTCGGGCCGCTCGCCGGGGTGCCGCCCGGGTCGCCCGCCGGTGCCCCGCACGCCGCCGACAGGACGAGGGCCGCAGCCACCGGGATCCACCGCACGTCCGAAAGGGTGGCACGTCTGCGCGGCGCCGTGCGGACGTGCGGCACAATTCCCCTGTGACCGCCACGCCGACCCAGCAGCCCAACCCAGTGCTCGCCGATGACGCGGCCGTCCGGCTCGCGCGCGCCGCCGCCCGGGAGGAGGCGGGCTCGGAACTCCTCGGCGACCACGTGGGCGTCGTCGCCGAGGACGAGGCCGCGGTCACCCACCTGTTCGAGGCCCGGCACGCGGGCTACCGCGGCTGGAACTGGGCCGTGACCGTGTCGTTCGCGGGCGAGGGCACGCCGCTGTCGGTGAGCGAGGTCGTGCTGCTGCCCGGCGACGACGCGCTGGTCGCGCCGGACTGGGTGCCGTGGCACGAGCGGGTGCGCGCGGGCGACCTGGGCGTGGGCGACCTGCTGCCGGCCAAGGAGGACGACCCGCGGCTGGCGCCCGGCTACGTCGCCTCGCAGGACCCCGCCGTCGAGGAGGTCGCGCTGGAGGTGGGCCTCGGGCGCGTGCGGGTGCTGTCCCGCGAGGGCGTGCTCGACGCGGCCCGGCGCTGGCACGGCGGCGACTTCGGCCCGCGCAGCGAGATGGCGCGCAGCGCGCCCGCGCACTGCGGCACGTGCGGCTTCTACCAGCGGGTCGCCGGGTCGCTGGGCGCGGCGTTCGGGGTGTGCGCGAACGAGCTGACGCCCGCCGACGGGCACGTGGTGCACGCCGAGTACGGGTGCGGCGCGCACTCCGAGGTGGAGGTCGAGGGCGGGCCCGCGGTGCCGGTGGCGGACCTGGTCTACGACGACGCGGTGCTGGACGTGGAGGCCAACGAGGCCCAGGCCGGGCAGGCGCGGTCCGGGCAGGCGCAGGCCGACGCGCCCGACGCCGAGAGCGGGCGGTGAACCCGGCGCAGGCGGACCCGTTCGGCACGGCGGCGCTGCGCGAGTCGGTGCTGGCCGCGTGGCGCGGGTCGCCGACGAGGTTCCGCGAGGACGCCAACGCCGAGGAGGACCTGCGGCTCGGCGGCTACCGCGACCGGCTGCTGGTGGAGCTGGCGCAGAACGCCTCCGACGCGGCCGGGGACGAGCCGGGCGTGCTGCGGCTGTCGGTGGTGGGCGACGAGCTGCGGGCGGCGAACACGGGCGCCCCGCTGGACGCGGCGGGCGTGGCGGCGCTGGCGTCGCTGCGCGCGTCGTCGAAGGCGGCCGGCGCGGTGGGGCAGTTCGGCGTCGGGTTCGCGGCCGTGCTGGCGGTGACCGACGCGCCGCGCGTGGTCTCGCGCACCGGCGGCGTGGCGTTCTCGGCCGAGCGGACCCGCGCGGAGGTGCCGGACCTGGCCGCCGGGCGCGGCGGTGACGTGCCGGTGCTGCGGCTGGTGTGGCCGACCGACGAGGCGGACCTGCCCGGGGGCTTCGACACCGAGGTGCGGCTGCCGCTGCGGGCGGGCGCGGCCGGGCTGCTGGACGGGTTCGCCGCGCAGGCGCCGGACCTGCTGCTGGCGCTGCCGGGGCTGCGCCGCGTCGAGGTCGGCGACCGGGTGTGGGAGCGGGTCGAGGCCGACGGCGTGGTGGAGCTGACCGGCCCCGCCGGGGTGCGGCGGTGGCTGGTGCGCCGCACGGGCGGTGAGCTGCCCGCGGAGCTGGTGGCGGGCGTCGAGTCGCGGCCGCGCTGGTCGGTGTGCTGGGCGTGGCCGCTGGACGAGCCGCTGTCCGGTGACGTGCTGCACGCGCCGACGCCCACCGACGAGAAGCTGTCGCTGCCCGCCCGGCTGATCGCCACGCTGCCGGTCGAGCCGTCGCGGCGGCGGGTGCTGACCGGGCCGGCCGCGTCGTTCGTGCTGGACCGGGCCGCGGAGGCGTACCCGGAGCTGGTGGCCGCGCTGCCCGCGGTGGAGCGGACCGCGCTGGTGCCGCTGCCCGGGTTCCCTCTGTCCGAGGTGGACGGCCTGCTGCGGGCCGGGGTGCTGGCGGCGCTGCGCCGCGCGGTGTGGCTGCCGCTGGCCGACGGCGGGTGGGCCGCGCCGGTGGCCGCGAAGGTGCTCGACGTCGCGTCGTTCGAGCTGGTGGAGCTGCTGGAGGACGTGGTACCCGGCCTGCTCGACTACGAGCTGACGCTGCCGCGGCACGCCAGGGCGCTGGCCGCGCTGGAGGTGCCGCGCGTGCCGGTGGCGGAGGTCGTGGAGGCGCTGGCGGGCGTCGGCGG
This portion of the Saccharothrix syringae genome encodes:
- a CDS encoding glutaminyl-peptide cyclotransferase, with product MRWIPVAAALVLSAACGAPAGDPGGTPASGPNGAPDGFEVLGTAPHDPDAFTQGLELADGVLYEGTGLEGRSSIRRVDPATGEVRRRVDLPGGLFGEGITVVDDRIWQLTWRDGVAIERDRDTLEEVRRVTYEGEGWGLCRDGDRLVMSDGTDELTFRDPRTFAETGTVRVTRDGEPVRRLNELECVGGQVWANVWQTDEVVRVDPADGRVTATVDLSGLRPAGVPASDVLNGIAAVPGTDEFLVTGKNWPTVFRIRFTTG
- a CDS encoding DUF3027 domain-containing protein; this encodes MTATPTQQPNPVLADDAAVRLARAAAREEAGSELLGDHVGVVAEDEAAVTHLFEARHAGYRGWNWAVTVSFAGEGTPLSVSEVVLLPGDDALVAPDWVPWHERVRAGDLGVGDLLPAKEDDPRLAPGYVASQDPAVEEVALEVGLGRVRVLSREGVLDAARRWHGGDFGPRSEMARSAPAHCGTCGFYQRVAGSLGAAFGVCANELTPADGHVVHAEYGCGAHSEVEVEGGPAVPVADLVYDDAVLDVEANEAQAGQARSGQAQADAPDAESGR